The Serratia nematodiphila DZ0503SBS1 sequence GCCGTCGGCAGCAATTGTCGCTGTGTTTCACTAATAATATTTTCCTGACCGATAACCTGTTTTATGGAGGGTAATGCGGGCTTCGCCTGGCTACCGAAGCAATACAGCATCACCAAAAGCGTCAGGGGAAAATTCCTTTTCATACATACACGCTAGCCCCGCCCAAAGGCGGGGTCCTTGTCGTTTCCTGAGAATATTGTCTGGATACCGGTAAACCATTAGGAATGCATCAGCGCACGGCGTTTTTGATGACTTTACCGTTATGCGTCACTGTTCCGGCCTCAGAAGTCATTTTTCCGTGATTGCCAAAAATCAGTCCGTGGGAGCGAATATCGCCGAATGCCGCAACTTCGCCACGCTGGTTGAAACGCAAACTATTGAGGTTAACCGAAGAGGAGAGAGAAGCGAGACGGCCATAGTTATCAATGGAAGACCCTTGAATGCCGAGCTCATTCTGAGCCTCGATAACGCCATTAAAGATATTCAATACGTTTGAGCTATCGATCTGCAGCGCCCCTCCAGCTCGGATCTTTCCAGTATTATTGAGGCTGGTCGTCCTTACCGTCATCATGCCGTTTTCAGTTTTGACATCGCCAATGTTGCTCAGTTGAATGGCGCTGATATGCATCCCCTTCGCCGCAGCGATCTGACCAGCATTATTGATGCTGGAGGTGGCCAGCACCATCGAGCCCTCCTCTGTTCGCAACAAACCGACGTTGTTCAACTGGGTGGCGCTAAGATGTAGATCGCCAGCCGCCTGAAGCTTGCCACTATTGCTGAAGCTGTTCACCGCCAGCGCTATATTCCCGCTGCGACTGCGTATGTCACCGCTATTACTGAACACCACGGAGGTAAACGCCGCCTTATCGGCTTCCATACGTCCTCGGTTGTTCAAGGTGCCTCCGTTTACGCTCAATTGTTCCTGAGCAACCATCGCTCCACCGTTGTTCAGCACATCCGCCATGACAGACACATCGCCACGCGCCTGTATTTTGCCCTGATTGGCGATACTGACCGGAACCAACGTGCCGGTGCCGTTGACCCCCACACCATTTTCAGTAGCGACCAGCGTTATCTTGCCGGCATACATACCGCCAAGCTCGGCGACATCGAGCAAGACGGCCGGCTTATCGAGAGAAAAACTCACATTTTTTGTTTTGGATAAATCTGAAGAAATCGTTTTTTTCCCGGCTGAAACCAACAAGTCATTAGCGTGAATAGCGGCATTGATCTGCTCAGTCCTGGCCAGGATTGCAGTATAATCGACATCGCCTTTACGCATGCCCTGACCATCAATTAGGATATTTCCCTGTTCAACGCGGTAGCCGTCAAAAACACCGTTTTTAAATTGCAGTTCGCCGGTGGTTAGCACTCCCTGACCAGCATTGATAAATCCGCATCCGTTGCAGGTAATACCGGATTTATTCGCGATGACGACATCGGCACGTTGCCCTGCAACCTCCACCATACCGTTAAGTATGCTTTTATTGGCGGAATTGATCTCGTTCAAAATAACCGTCGCGCTGCGCCCGCCCAGATTGCCGTTGCCCGCCACATCCCCTGCCAATGTGGTATGCGCGCCGGATACGCTGTTATTGAGAATTGCACCTTGAGAGCCCACGTCAAATTGCGAGTAACGATTATGCGATACGCCATCAGAATTCGGCGCATTGATGTTTACTACCGGAACCTGACCATTCTGATTGACTGCCCCCGTTTGTGGGACGATTTCGGCCTTAGCGCTTTGCGCCGCCAAAGCGACAATCGATAATAGAATAAATGATCTTTTCATTAAATAATTCCTTATTAATACAATCCGTTTTATTAACACTGATAAACTCATAAACCCAGAAAATAAAAAACACTTCAAACCCCTAACTTACA is a genomic window containing:
- a CDS encoding filamentous hemagglutinin N-terminal domain-containing protein gives rise to the protein MKRSFILLSIVALAAQSAKAEIVPQTGAVNQNGQVPVVNINAPNSDGVSHNRYSQFDVGSQGAILNNSVSGAHTTLAGDVAGNGNLGGRSATVILNEINSANKSILNGMVEVAGQRADVVIANKSGITCNGCGFINAGQGVLTTGELQFKNGVFDGYRVEQGNILIDGQGMRKGDVDYTAILARTEQINAAIHANDLLVSAGKKTISSDLSKTKNVSFSLDKPAVLLDVAELGGMYAGKITLVATENGVGVNGTGTLVPVSIANQGKIQARGDVSVMADVLNNGGAMVAQEQLSVNGGTLNNRGRMEADKAAFTSVVFSNSGDIRSRSGNIALAVNSFSNSGKLQAAGDLHLSATQLNNVGLLRTEEGSMVLATSSINNAGQIAAAKGMHISAIQLSNIGDVKTENGMMTVRTTSLNNTGKIRAGGALQIDSSNVLNIFNGVIEAQNELGIQGSSIDNYGRLASLSSSVNLNSLRFNQRGEVAAFGDIRSHGLIFGNHGKMTSEAGTVTHNGKVIKNAVR